The Skermanella pratensis genome has a window encoding:
- a CDS encoding DUF6691 family protein: MPMMIVALVSGLLFGAGLVVSGMIDPAKVLAFLDVAGNWDPSLAFVMAAAIPTAMIGFRAARRCGRPVCGDRFAAPTKAGLDGKLALGAVLFGAGWGLVGYCPGPALAALSYGDPATWLFVAAMVAGMAAHGLSAQRQAEQRSKA, encoded by the coding sequence ATGCCCATGATGATCGTCGCGCTGGTATCCGGGCTGCTGTTCGGCGCCGGCCTCGTCGTTTCCGGAATGATCGACCCGGCGAAGGTGCTCGCCTTCCTCGATGTCGCCGGAAATTGGGACCCCAGCCTCGCCTTCGTGATGGCGGCGGCCATTCCGACCGCGATGATCGGCTTCAGGGCGGCCCGCCGGTGCGGGCGGCCGGTCTGCGGCGATCGGTTCGCCGCGCCGACGAAGGCCGGATTGGACGGCAAGCTGGCTCTCGGCGCCGTTCTGTTCGGCGCCGGCTGGGGACTGGTCGGCTATTGTCCCGGCCCGGCGCTTGCAGCTCTTTCATACGGCGATCCGGCCACTTGGCTTTTCGTAGCCGCCATGGTGGCCGGGATGGCCGCGCATGGCCTATCGGCGCAGCGCCAGGCGGAGCAGCGGTCCAAGGCCTGA
- a CDS encoding YeeE/YedE family protein — MATERGSDIGWRLCFLAGLLAAPLLLWAVAGIGKPSALQTSPMLLITAGLLVGYGTRLGSGCTSGHGVCGLARLSFRSLIATGLFMASGAAVVFVVRHLLGA, encoded by the coding sequence TTGGCGACCGAGCGCGGCAGCGATATCGGCTGGCGGCTCTGCTTCCTGGCGGGCCTGCTAGCTGCTCCCCTGCTGCTCTGGGCGGTAGCCGGGATCGGCAAGCCTTCCGCCCTACAGACCTCTCCGATGCTGCTGATCACCGCCGGGTTGCTGGTCGGCTACGGCACCAGGCTGGGCAGCGGCTGTACCAGCGGCCATGGTGTTTGCGGACTGGCACGCCTGTCCTTTCGCTCACTCATCGCGACCGGTCTGTTCATGGCGAGCGGGGCAGCGGTCGTCTTCGTCGTCCGCCACCTGCTGGGAGCATGA
- a CDS encoding carboxymuconolactone decarboxylase family protein — MSGSWTNTTVELSAAIKELRGGAPTVMQSFSALAQAALKADALDTKTKELIALAIAVATRCDGCVAFHAEAAVKQGASRQEVLETMGMAVYMGAGPSVMYAAQALEAFDEFRDAKARNP, encoded by the coding sequence ATGTCCGGAAGCTGGACGAACACCACGGTCGAACTGTCCGCCGCGATCAAGGAGCTGCGCGGCGGCGCTCCCACCGTCATGCAGAGCTTTTCCGCTCTGGCGCAGGCGGCCCTGAAGGCCGACGCGCTCGACACCAAGACGAAGGAGCTGATCGCGCTCGCGATCGCGGTCGCCACCCGATGCGACGGCTGCGTCGCCTTCCACGCCGAAGCCGCGGTCAAGCAGGGAGCCAGCCGCCAGGAGGTGCTTGAGACCATGGGCATGGCCGTCTACATGGGCGCGGGGCCCAGCGTCATGTATGCTGCCCAGGCGCTTGAGGCCTTCGACGAGTTCCGCGACGCCAAGGCCCGAAATCCTTGA
- a CDS encoding Crp/Fnr family transcriptional regulator, which yields MSMATDWLHALPALDTLDDAARGTLARQAALVQMKAGTVLFRPGDACANFLIVLEGSVRVHLLSELGREIVLYRVGSGSTCILTTSCLIGNEDYSAEGVTETAVSAVALPKAAFDTLITRSGVFRDFVFRSFGARLTDLMRLVSEVAFGRIECRLAEALINHAPAGGAVPLTHQALATELGTAREVVSRQLKEFEHRGLVGLGRGRLEVLDPDGLRYLAAAAPG from the coding sequence ATGAGCATGGCGACCGACTGGCTTCATGCACTCCCCGCGCTCGACACGCTGGACGACGCGGCACGCGGCACCCTTGCCCGGCAGGCGGCTCTGGTCCAAATGAAGGCAGGCACGGTGCTGTTCCGGCCGGGCGACGCCTGCGCGAATTTCCTGATCGTCCTGGAAGGCTCGGTCCGCGTCCATCTGCTGTCCGAATTGGGACGCGAGATCGTGCTATACCGGGTCGGCTCCGGGTCGACCTGTATCCTGACCACGTCCTGCCTGATCGGGAACGAGGATTACAGCGCGGAGGGCGTGACTGAAACAGCGGTTTCGGCGGTAGCGCTGCCCAAGGCAGCGTTCGATACCCTGATCACGCGGTCCGGAGTCTTCCGCGATTTCGTATTCCGCAGCTTCGGGGCGCGGCTTACCGACCTGATGAGGCTGGTCAGCGAGGTCGCGTTCGGAAGGATCGAGTGCCGGCTCGCCGAGGCGCTGATCAACCACGCGCCTGCGGGCGGCGCTGTTCCCCTCACCCATCAGGCTCTGGCAACCGAGTTGGGCACCGCCCGCGAGGTCGTCAGCCGGCAGCTCAAGGAGTTCGAGCACAGAGGGCTGGTCGGCCTGGGCCGCGGTCGGCTGGAAGTGCTGGACCCTGATGGCCTGCGATATCTTGCCGCGGCGGCACCCGGCTGA
- a CDS encoding YgaP family membrane protein: MSLPKNMGMIDRALRIVAGLVLISLVFVGPQTPWGWIGVVPLLTAFIGFCPAYTLLGIRTCPLKHS; this comes from the coding sequence ATGTCGCTGCCAAAGAATATGGGAATGATCGACCGCGCCCTGCGGATCGTCGCTGGTCTAGTGCTGATCTCGCTGGTTTTCGTCGGTCCACAGACCCCGTGGGGCTGGATCGGCGTGGTTCCCTTGCTGACCGCCTTCATCGGCTTCTGCCCGGCCTATACCCTGCTTGGCATCCGCACCTGCCCGCTGAAGCACAGCTGA
- a CDS encoding thioredoxin family protein, with product MAGAELSDFFTLFPMRRVGSADLDTVLAEEAPEALTVLFLWGRNCPNCDIAKRAMMTAPERFQLPDVRWLHDNVYDDFDMATRFGVHGIPVFFLFHGRRQLGRITSWPGSDAFLDVIGQQLRRIIAAI from the coding sequence TTGGCCGGAGCCGAGTTGTCGGACTTCTTCACCCTGTTCCCGATGCGCCGGGTCGGCAGTGCCGACCTGGACACGGTACTGGCCGAGGAGGCGCCGGAAGCCTTGACGGTATTGTTCCTGTGGGGACGCAATTGTCCTAACTGCGATATCGCCAAGCGGGCGATGATGACGGCGCCGGAGCGCTTCCAGTTACCGGACGTGCGCTGGCTCCATGACAATGTTTACGACGACTTCGACATGGCGACCCGGTTCGGCGTCCATGGCATACCGGTCTTCTTCCTGTTCCATGGACGCCGCCAGCTCGGGCGGATCACGAGCTGGCCGGGCTCCGACGCGTTCCTGGATGTTATCGGGCAGCAACTGCGCCGGATCATCGCTGCGATATAA
- a CDS encoding antibiotic biosynthesis monooxygenase family protein — protein MFIAMNRFKVVPGAEADFEAVWLNRESHLHKVPGFVEFHMLRGPQRDDHRLYSSHTVWQSEEHFLGWTRSEAFRDAHKGAGGNKPLYLGHPEFEGFEVIQTVTNPSAGE, from the coding sequence ATGTTCATCGCGATGAACCGCTTCAAGGTAGTACCCGGCGCGGAAGCCGATTTCGAAGCGGTCTGGCTGAACCGGGAGAGCCACCTGCACAAGGTTCCCGGTTTCGTCGAGTTCCATATGCTGCGCGGTCCGCAGCGCGACGATCACAGGCTCTACAGCTCTCACACGGTCTGGCAGTCGGAGGAGCACTTCCTGGGCTGGACCCGGTCGGAGGCCTTCCGCGATGCCCACAAGGGTGCCGGCGGCAACAAACCCCTGTACCTGGGGCACCCCGAGTTCGAAGGCTTCGAGGTCATCCAGACCGTCACCAATCCCTCCGCCGGAGAGTAG
- a CDS encoding efflux RND transporter permease subunit — protein sequence MIEAAVLRLRPILMTTGAMVLGALPLALATGAGAESRQQIGWVIVGGMSLGTLLTLFVVPTMYTLMAGKRVLLGEEDLEASHAAPAE from the coding sequence GTGATCGAGGCCGCGGTGCTCCGCCTGCGCCCGATCCTGATGACCACGGGCGCCATGGTGCTGGGAGCCCTGCCGCTGGCCCTGGCGACCGGGGCGGGTGCCGAGAGCCGGCAGCAGATCGGTTGGGTGATCGTCGGCGGCATGTCGCTCGGCACGCTGCTGACCCTGTTCGTCGTGCCGACAATGTACACCTTGATGGCCGGCAAGCGTGTCTTGCTGGGGGAGGAGGACCTCGAAGCTTCCCATGCAGCCCCGGCGGAGTGA
- a CDS encoding efflux RND transporter permease subunit, whose protein sequence is MEQAAEEVLPQGVQVDYAGQSREFRDAGSSLVFVFVLALGFIYLVLAAQFESFVDPFVIMLTVPLSMTGALLALYLSGGTLNVYSQIGLVTLVGLITKHGILSPSSPTSSRTRAGRSWMR, encoded by the coding sequence ATGGAGCAGGCGGCTGAGGAGGTGCTGCCGCAGGGCGTCCAGGTGGATTATGCCGGGCAGAGCCGCGAGTTCCGCGACGCGGGCTCCAGCCTGGTGTTCGTCTTCGTGCTGGCCCTGGGCTTTATCTATCTGGTGCTGGCGGCACAGTTCGAGAGCTTCGTCGATCCCTTCGTGATCATGCTGACGGTCCCGCTGTCGATGACAGGGGCGCTGCTGGCGCTTTACCTGAGCGGCGGTACGCTCAACGTATACAGCCAGATAGGGCTGGTGACCCTGGTGGGGCTGATCACCAAGCACGGCATCCTGTCGCCGAGTTCGCCAACCAGCTCCAGGACGAGGGCGGGGAGAAGCTGGATGCGGTGA
- a CDS encoding efflux RND transporter permease subunit — MGSGRKALARPPTPRSQPDVVVNRDKIADAGIQVDVVSRTLESLLGGRQVTRFERNGEQYDVYVQLGEADRSTPGNLSQIYVRGGDGAMIQLSNLIEVREVVAPKELNRFNQLRAATISASPAPGVSARRSARPHGAGG; from the coding sequence GTGGGGAGTGGTCGTAAAGCCCTAGCCCGGCCCCCAACTCCCCGCTCGCAACCCGACGTCGTCGTCAACCGGGACAAGATCGCCGATGCGGGCATCCAGGTCGACGTCGTTTCCCGCACGCTGGAAAGCCTGCTGGGCGGCCGTCAGGTCACCCGGTTCGAGCGAAATGGCGAGCAGTACGACGTCTATGTCCAGCTCGGCGAGGCCGACCGTTCCACGCCCGGCAATCTCAGCCAGATTTATGTCCGGGGCGGCGACGGAGCGATGATCCAGCTTTCCAACCTCATCGAGGTGAGGGAAGTCGTTGCGCCCAAGGAGCTGAACCGCTTCAACCAGCTCCGCGCCGCGACGATCAGCGCCAGCCCGGCTCCGGGCGTGTCGGCTCGGCGAAGCGCTCGCCCTCATGGAGCAGGCGGCTGA
- a CDS encoding PQQ-dependent catabolism-associated beta-propeller protein, translating to MVAPLDTLKRILLGSVLAVASSLPAMADTIYVSNEKDNTISVVDGDTLTVTETIRVGRRPRGITFNHDMTQLYVCIGDENRIDVIDLSTNKVVGRLPSGPDPELFVHHPTENVLYVANEDDNMVSVVDTKERKILAEIQVGVEPEGMGISPDGKLLVNTSETTNMAHFIDTSTKEIVANVLVDSRPRVAEFTSDGKHVWVSAEIGGTVSVIDSATRQPVKKIEFAVSGVSKEAVQPVGIQITKDMKRAFVALGPSNRVAEVDPATYEVRKYHLVGQRVWNLALSPDEKRLYSTNGVSSDISVIDVENSRVIKSIPVGGAPWGVVVKP from the coding sequence ATGGTGGCCCCCCTTGACACATTGAAGCGCATCTTGCTGGGAAGCGTTCTTGCGGTCGCCTCGTCATTGCCGGCCATGGCCGACACGATCTATGTCTCCAACGAAAAGGATAACACCATTTCGGTTGTGGACGGCGATACGCTGACCGTCACGGAAACGATCCGCGTGGGTCGCCGGCCGCGTGGGATCACTTTCAACCACGACATGACGCAGCTCTATGTCTGCATCGGTGACGAGAACCGGATCGACGTTATCGACCTGTCCACCAACAAGGTCGTCGGCCGTCTGCCGTCCGGTCCGGACCCGGAACTGTTCGTTCACCACCCGACCGAGAACGTGCTGTACGTCGCCAACGAGGACGACAACATGGTCTCCGTCGTGGACACCAAGGAACGCAAAATCCTGGCCGAGATCCAGGTCGGCGTCGAGCCGGAGGGGATGGGCATAAGCCCGGACGGCAAGCTTCTGGTCAATACGTCCGAAACCACCAACATGGCCCACTTCATCGACACCTCCACGAAGGAGATCGTCGCCAACGTGCTGGTGGACAGCCGGCCGCGCGTGGCCGAGTTTACTTCCGACGGCAAGCATGTGTGGGTTTCGGCCGAGATCGGCGGCACCGTCAGCGTGATCGATTCGGCAACCCGCCAGCCGGTGAAGAAGATCGAATTCGCTGTGAGCGGCGTGTCCAAGGAAGCCGTCCAGCCCGTCGGTATCCAGATCACCAAGGACATGAAGCGCGCGTTCGTGGCGCTGGGTCCCAGCAACCGCGTGGCCGAAGTCGATCCCGCGACCTACGAGGTGCGCAAGTACCATCTGGTCGGGCAGCGAGTCTGGAACCTCGCCCTGTCACCCGATGAAAAGCGTCTTTATTCGACCAACGGCGTCAGTAGCGACATCAGCGTCATCGACGTCGAGAACAGCAGGGTGATCAAGTCCATTCCTGTCGGCGGCGCACCGTGGGGAGTGGTCGTAAAGCCCTAG
- a CDS encoding response regulator, whose protein sequence is MAGTPAGTPERLLLVDDHPVVRTGCRRLLASAGPYEIMEADSGARALELCETEPPDAVILDLGLPDIGGLDLLDRLRRMSPDIRVLVFSMHEDAVFAARALEAGARGYVTKNDAPEELVAAVGTVLAGGIYLSRDMAREVAVMSFVPNRSPLQGLTARELRVLAELGQGSAIADIAEHLGVSYKTVSNTCTIMKTKLGARSIRDLIRIAVEHRVMP, encoded by the coding sequence ATGGCAGGAACGCCCGCCGGAACGCCTGAGAGACTGCTGCTGGTGGACGACCATCCGGTGGTTCGGACCGGCTGTCGGCGACTCCTCGCCTCCGCCGGTCCCTACGAGATCATGGAAGCCGACAGCGGCGCCCGGGCTTTGGAGCTCTGCGAGACCGAGCCTCCCGACGCCGTCATCTTAGACTTGGGGCTGCCCGACATCGGCGGATTGGACCTGCTCGACCGGCTGCGCCGCATGAGTCCGGATATCCGCGTCCTCGTCTTCAGCATGCATGAGGATGCCGTCTTCGCGGCGCGCGCCCTGGAAGCCGGAGCCCGAGGCTACGTCACCAAGAACGATGCGCCGGAGGAACTGGTCGCGGCCGTCGGGACGGTGCTGGCAGGCGGCATCTACCTGAGCCGCGACATGGCACGGGAGGTCGCCGTGATGAGCTTCGTCCCGAACCGCAGTCCCTTGCAGGGACTGACGGCCCGGGAACTGCGCGTCCTGGCGGAGCTGGGGCAGGGGAGCGCCATTGCCGACATCGCTGAACACCTGGGCGTCAGCTACAAGACGGTGAGCAATACCTGCACGATCATGAAGACGAAGCTGGGCGCGCGCAGCATACGGGACCTGATCCGCATCGCCGTCGAGCATCGCGTGATGCCCTGA
- a CDS encoding histidine kinase, whose protein sequence is MSFKLRFVLLFSAVLVLAVLVAGVAVVVNARSAVETEVEAGMELATTLVIRTLAGAPDPRSAADAISSALAMLPLRHVRIAIAADAAATALPAQVTTRVPDWFYRLVGPDHRQEEIRMRLSNGAPARVLIVAAPEDEIAEVWADLTNLALILVTVSAASIILSWIAMERALRPLAQLSGALERLGRHEYQVHLEPIRVRELRRIGETINTLAMELRRAEDRNRELGRKLIEVQEAERRQIAGEIHDELGPCLFGIRVEIRSLAQVARTLPDSVGCAVTERCDAVLELADTVQRMSRRLLDRLRPMALEHLPLSAVLAETVKRWRVSEPGIDWRLRLPGDVAHTIDRLDDTASVTLYRVVQESLMNVARHAGATRVEVELHSVPEPDAGAAVGFSVRDDGRGIASDDRAGIGIHAMSDQVRALGGSIAILSLPGGGVTVQGTIPFVPGSARTQEEKEDGRNARRNA, encoded by the coding sequence GTGTCGTTCAAGCTCCGATTCGTGCTGCTGTTCTCCGCCGTGCTTGTCCTGGCGGTGCTGGTGGCCGGCGTAGCGGTCGTGGTCAATGCCAGGAGCGCGGTCGAAACGGAAGTCGAGGCCGGCATGGAGCTGGCGACGACGCTGGTGATCCGGACGCTGGCCGGGGCTCCCGATCCCCGGTCGGCGGCGGATGCCATCAGTTCCGCGCTGGCGATGCTTCCGCTCAGGCATGTCCGGATCGCGATCGCCGCCGATGCCGCCGCGACCGCCTTGCCGGCCCAGGTGACCACCCGCGTCCCGGACTGGTTCTACCGCCTGGTCGGCCCCGACCACCGGCAGGAGGAGATCAGGATGCGCCTGTCGAACGGCGCGCCCGCGCGCGTCCTCATCGTGGCGGCGCCGGAGGACGAGATCGCCGAGGTCTGGGCCGATCTGACGAACCTGGCGCTGATCCTGGTGACGGTCTCGGCTGCCTCGATAATCCTCTCCTGGATCGCCATGGAACGGGCGCTGCGGCCTCTGGCGCAGTTGTCGGGAGCCCTGGAGCGGCTGGGCCGCCACGAATACCAAGTCCACCTGGAACCGATCCGGGTCCGCGAACTTCGGCGCATCGGCGAAACGATCAATACGCTTGCCATGGAACTGCGCCGGGCGGAGGACCGGAACCGCGAACTCGGCCGCAAGCTGATCGAGGTCCAGGAGGCGGAACGGCGCCAGATTGCCGGCGAGATCCATGACGAGCTGGGACCCTGCCTCTTCGGAATCCGCGTCGAGATCCGGTCGCTCGCACAGGTCGCGCGGACTCTGCCCGACTCTGTCGGTTGTGCCGTCACCGAGAGGTGCGATGCCGTGCTGGAACTTGCCGACACCGTCCAGCGCATGAGCCGGCGTCTGCTCGACCGGCTGCGGCCTATGGCGCTTGAACACTTGCCGCTCTCCGCGGTGCTCGCCGAAACCGTCAAGCGCTGGCGTGTCAGCGAACCCGGCATCGACTGGCGTCTCCGTCTGCCCGGCGACGTCGCCCATACCATCGATCGGCTTGACGATACCGCGTCGGTGACCCTCTATCGGGTCGTGCAGGAAAGCTTGATGAACGTCGCCCGCCACGCCGGCGCCACGAGGGTGGAGGTCGAACTCCATTCCGTGCCGGAACCCGATGCGGGTGCCGCGGTCGGGTTCAGCGTTCGGGACGACGGTCGGGGCATCGCCAGCGACGACCGGGCCGGAATCGGCATTCACGCGATGTCTGACCAGGTGAGGGCGCTTGGCGGGTCGATCGCCATCCTGTCGCTGCCCGGGGGCGGCGTGACGGTCCAGGGGACGATCCCGTTCGTCCCGGGCTCCGCCCGGACGCAAGAGGAGAAAGAAGATGGCAGGAACGCCCGCCGGAACGCCTGA
- a CDS encoding DUF2076 domain-containing protein — MDHNERQIIDELFGKLRQAEAQSGPRDAQAEGFIREQVARQPAAPYLMAQAIVIQEQALAASQARIQELEQQLQSRPASGGGGLFGSLFGGGSQQRQPAPPSNSPWGNQRHAAPPGDPRVAAYANPQHQQRQGGGFMAGAMQTAMGVAGGMLIGNALGSMFSSGEAMAEDAVGAVEEQVPEEFAADDGGDFFGGDEEL, encoded by the coding sequence ATGGACCACAACGAACGCCAGATCATCGACGAACTCTTCGGCAAGCTGCGGCAGGCGGAGGCCCAGTCCGGCCCGCGCGACGCCCAGGCCGAGGGCTTCATCCGCGAACAGGTGGCCCGGCAGCCGGCGGCCCCCTACCTGATGGCGCAAGCGATCGTCATCCAGGAGCAGGCCTTGGCCGCCTCCCAGGCCCGCATCCAAGAGCTGGAGCAGCAACTGCAGTCCCGTCCGGCGTCGGGCGGCGGCGGACTTTTCGGCAGTCTGTTCGGCGGCGGTTCGCAGCAGCGCCAGCCGGCTCCGCCGTCCAACTCGCCGTGGGGAAACCAGCGGCATGCCGCCCCTCCCGGTGATCCGCGGGTGGCGGCCTATGCCAACCCGCAACACCAGCAACGCCAGGGCGGCGGCTTCATGGCGGGCGCCATGCAGACGGCCATGGGCGTCGCCGGCGGCATGCTGATCGGCAACGCGCTCGGCAGCATGTTCTCGTCGGGCGAGGCGATGGCCGAGGACGCCGTCGGCGCGGTGGAGGAGCAGGTTCCTGAGGAATTTGCAGCCGACGACGGCGGCGATTTCTTCGGAGGTGACGAGGAGCTCTGA
- a CDS encoding Bax inhibitor-1/YccA family protein: MFNQYPNRQPPNQPGVFGRAVDQGAFDDGLRKHMLRVYNFMVLGLAITGLIAAFVASTPALYVPIFTTPLKWVVMLAPLAFIFVLSWRFDQMSSSALQMTFWAFCAVMGVSMASIFLVFTGASVARVFFITSAMFAATSLWGYTTKTDLSKMGSFLIMGLIGIVIASIVNIFLGSSALQFAISVIGVVVFTGLTAYDTQNIKESYAEHYGHDTNTKMAVMGALSLYLNFINLFQMLLQLTGQREE, translated from the coding sequence ATGTTCAACCAGTATCCGAACCGGCAGCCGCCCAACCAGCCGGGTGTCTTCGGCCGTGCCGTCGATCAGGGCGCCTTCGACGATGGCCTGCGCAAGCACATGCTGCGGGTCTACAATTTCATGGTGCTCGGTCTGGCCATCACCGGCCTGATCGCCGCCTTCGTTGCCAGCACCCCGGCGCTCTACGTGCCGATCTTCACCACGCCCCTGAAGTGGGTGGTGATGCTGGCGCCGCTCGCCTTCATCTTCGTGCTGTCTTGGCGCTTCGACCAAATGTCCTCGTCGGCGCTCCAGATGACGTTCTGGGCGTTCTGCGCCGTGATGGGCGTGTCGATGGCGTCGATCTTCCTGGTCTTCACCGGGGCCAGCGTCGCCCGCGTCTTTTTCATCACCTCGGCCATGTTCGCGGCGACCAGCCTGTGGGGCTACACGACCAAGACCGACCTGTCGAAGATGGGCTCGTTCCTGATCATGGGCCTGATCGGCATCGTGATCGCCAGCATCGTCAACATCTTCCTCGGGTCGAGCGCGCTGCAGTTCGCCATCTCGGTGATCGGCGTGGTGGTGTTCACCGGCTTGACCGCCTACGACACCCAGAACATCAAGGAGAGCTACGCCGAGCATTACGGCCATGACACCAACACGAAAATGGCCGTGATGGGCGCCCTCAGCCTCTACCTGAACTTCATCAACCTGTTCCAGATGCTGCTCCAGCTCACCGGGCAGCGCGAGGAATGA
- a CDS encoding anti-sigma factor family protein produces MTEPISEFDLMAYVDDQLDAERRIEVEEYLSRHPQLAAQVMDDLCRRDELRLALTEAATVAGVDKAILPAERLGRRLALRKALHRSRRAIAASLLLATGWLAHATFGGLGADPASAAHILPAYADEAVDAHRTILVEERNALFTRSAAPPERIADLATGSSPAIPLPHLPKTFTPVASHLVPWDQGNAVQVLFHGPSGESLTLFAAETDSFSIDQPYAEEVDGVTIAYWQSGWFAYVLGGSGDRDDLLTLATRISR; encoded by the coding sequence ATGACCGAACCGATCTCCGAATTCGACCTGATGGCCTATGTCGACGACCAGCTCGATGCCGAACGCCGCATCGAGGTCGAGGAATACCTGTCGCGGCACCCCCAGCTCGCCGCGCAGGTCATGGACGACCTGTGCCGGCGGGACGAACTGCGGCTGGCCCTTACCGAGGCCGCGACCGTCGCGGGGGTGGACAAAGCCATTCTTCCCGCCGAACGCCTTGGCCGCCGCTTGGCGCTTCGAAAGGCGCTCCACCGCAGCCGGCGCGCCATCGCGGCGTCGCTTCTGCTCGCGACGGGCTGGCTTGCCCATGCGACGTTCGGCGGCCTCGGTGCGGACCCTGCGTCCGCGGCGCATATCCTGCCTGCTTACGCCGACGAGGCGGTCGATGCTCACCGGACGATCCTGGTCGAAGAGCGCAACGCCCTGTTCACCCGCTCCGCGGCGCCGCCGGAACGTATCGCGGACCTTGCCACCGGCTCCAGCCCGGCGATACCGCTGCCGCACCTGCCCAAGACTTTCACGCCGGTCGCCTCCCACCTGGTCCCCTGGGACCAAGGCAATGCGGTTCAGGTTCTGTTCCACGGTCCGTCCGGGGAGTCGCTGACCCTCTTCGCGGCCGAGACCGACAGCTTCAGCATCGACCAGCCCTATGCCGAGGAGGTCGACGGCGTGACCATCGCCTATTGGCAGTCCGGGTGGTTCGCCTATGTCCTGGGCGGATCGGGCGACCGGGATGACCTGCTGACGCTGGCCACCCGGATCAGCCGGTGA
- a CDS encoding sigma-70 family RNA polymerase sigma factor: protein MHPLLKDHILPLRRYALALTGNTDQSDDLVQETLARAIEGAGSWDPRRDLRKWLFGIMHNTHASALRRRALEGEVADQIGSLASEAVPPSQLTQVHFSETIASLMRLPDDQREVMVLIAVENFSYKDAAELLHIPVGTVMSRLARARESLRGSSAAAPGDVPAGNRPSLRLVR, encoded by the coding sequence ATGCACCCGCTGCTCAAAGACCATATCCTGCCGCTCCGCCGCTACGCCCTGGCGCTCACCGGCAACACCGACCAGTCCGACGACCTGGTGCAGGAAACCCTTGCGCGCGCGATCGAGGGCGCCGGGTCGTGGGACCCCCGCCGGGACCTGCGCAAGTGGCTGTTCGGCATCATGCACAATACCCATGCTTCGGCCCTGCGGCGGCGCGCTCTTGAGGGCGAAGTCGCCGACCAGATCGGGTCCCTCGCTTCGGAGGCCGTTCCCCCCTCCCAGTTGACCCAGGTCCATTTCAGCGAAACCATCGCGTCGCTGATGCGCCTGCCGGACGACCAGCGCGAGGTGATGGTGCTGATCGCCGTCGAGAACTTCAGTTATAAGGACGCGGCCGAACTGCTGCATATTCCGGTCGGCACCGTGATGTCGCGCCTTGCCCGTGCCCGGGAGTCCCTGCGCGGGAGTTCGGCGGCGGCACCGGGTGACGTGCCGGCCGGGAACAGACCCTCCCTGCGCCTGGTGAGGTGA
- a CDS encoding DUF1127 domain-containing protein encodes MSAYTTNSYELNQPATSGFLGSRPETAKPSGDRSIFARVSAFLYRHWAVYQTRAQLDRLSDRALSDIGIDRDGIPSVARRQHGGTLVRHSDLNKLLNMTDEDLADIGVCRGDLEDFQAGRIKYVRRRLAA; translated from the coding sequence ATGAGCGCCTACACGACCAATTCCTACGAGCTGAACCAGCCGGCCACCTCCGGCTTCCTCGGCTCCCGTCCCGAGACCGCGAAGCCTTCCGGCGATCGAAGCATCTTTGCCAGGGTTTCCGCGTTCCTATACCGTCATTGGGCCGTTTACCAGACCAGGGCCCAACTCGACCGCCTCAGCGACCGCGCCTTGAGCGACATCGGCATCGACCGTGACGGCATCCCGTCGGTCGCGCGCCGGCAGCATGGAGGCACCCTGGTACGCCATTCCGATCTCAACAAGCTGCTCAACATGACCGACGAAGATCTGGCTGACATCGGCGTCTGCCGCGGCGACCTCGAAGACTTCCAGGCCGGCCGCATCAAGTATGTCCGCCGCCGGCTGGCCGCTTGA
- a CDS encoding DUF1127 domain-containing protein, producing the protein MNLFKNIGQIWSQYRAFRSTYSELSQLSDAELKDMGLYRGDIVRIAYDAAETSLTPAKAANSQGGAKAAGTFGILRESH; encoded by the coding sequence ATGAACCTCTTCAAGAATATCGGCCAGATCTGGAGCCAGTACCGCGCTTTCCGTTCCACCTATTCGGAATTGTCGCAGCTCTCCGATGCCGAACTCAAGGATATGGGCCTGTACCGCGGCGACATCGTGCGGATCGCCTACGACGCCGCCGAGACCAGCCTGACTCCTGCGAAGGCCGCCAACAGCCAGGGTGGCGCGAAAGCCGCCGGCACGTTCGGGATCCTGCGTGAAAGCCACTGA